The following coding sequences are from one Pseudomonas mendocina window:
- the rplA gene encoding 50S ribosomal protein L1: MAKLTKRQKAIAAKVEAGKAYSFEEAAGLLAELSAVKFTESFDIAVNLGVDPRKSDQVVRGATVLPNGTGKSVRVAVFTQGPGAEAALAAGADKVGMDDLAAEMKAGDLNYDVVIASPDAMRVVGQLGQVLGPRGLMPNPKVGTVTPDVATAVKNAKAGQVRFRTDKNGIIHTSVGKVGFEAAALKQNVEALLSDLKRLKPSTSKGIYVKRVTLSTTMGPGLIIDQASLEA, encoded by the coding sequence ATGGCTAAGTTGACCAAGCGCCAAAAGGCCATCGCGGCCAAGGTTGAAGCCGGCAAGGCTTACTCCTTCGAAGAAGCTGCCGGCCTGCTGGCTGAGCTGTCCGCTGTCAAGTTCACCGAGTCTTTCGACATCGCTGTGAACCTGGGCGTTGATCCGCGTAAATCCGACCAGGTCGTTCGTGGCGCTACCGTTCTGCCGAATGGCACCGGTAAAAGCGTTCGCGTTGCCGTCTTCACCCAAGGCCCGGGCGCTGAAGCTGCCCTGGCTGCCGGTGCAGACAAAGTCGGCATGGACGATCTGGCTGCCGAAATGAAAGCTGGCGACCTGAACTATGACGTGGTCATCGCTTCCCCGGACGCCATGCGTGTCGTCGGTCAGCTGGGTCAGGTTCTCGGCCCGCGCGGCCTGATGCCGAACCCGAAAGTCGGTACCGTTACTCCGGACGTCGCCACCGCTGTCAAGAACGCCAAGGCTGGTCAGGTACGTTTCCGTACCGACAAGAACGGCATCATCCACACCTCCGTTGGCAAGGTCGGCTTCGAAGCCGCTGCGCTGAAGCAGAACGTGGAAGCCCTGCTGTCCGACCTGAAGCGTCTGAAGCCGTCGACTTCGAAAGGTATCTACGTCAAGCGCGTGACCCTGAGCACCACCATGGGTCCTGGTCTGATCATCGATCAGGCTTCGCTCGAAGCGTAA
- the rplK gene encoding 50S ribosomal protein L11, with protein MAKKIQAYIKLQVKAGQANPSPPVGPALGQHGVNIMEFCKAFNAKTQGMEPGLPTPVIITVYSDRSFTFETKSTPASVLLKKAAGLTSGSARPNTVKVGTVTRAQLEEIAKTKQADLTAADLDAAVRTIAGSARSMGLNVEGV; from the coding sequence ATGGCTAAGAAAATTCAGGCTTATATCAAGCTGCAGGTTAAAGCCGGTCAGGCAAACCCTTCGCCGCCCGTTGGTCCGGCACTGGGTCAGCACGGTGTTAATATCATGGAATTCTGCAAGGCGTTCAACGCCAAGACTCAGGGCATGGAACCTGGTCTGCCGACTCCTGTGATCATCACCGTTTACAGCGACCGTAGCTTCACCTTTGAAACCAAGAGCACCCCGGCATCGGTACTGCTGAAGAAGGCTGCAGGCCTGACCAGCGGCTCCGCTCGTCCGAACACCGTCAAAGTTGGCACCGTTACCCGTGCTCAGCTGGAAGAGATCGCCAAGACCAAGCAGGCCGATCTGACTGCCGCTGACCTGGATGCGGCCGTGCGTACCATCGCCGGCTCCGCGCGTAGCATGGGCCTGAACGTGGAGGGTGTGTAA